The window TCTTTGTATTTCTGTAAGTTTAAGCCATCAAATTTTTCTTTGATAAAATATTCAACCGCTTTTACATCGTGGTTTGTTACTTTTTCAATGTCTTTTATGCTCTGCGCATCTTCCGAAGAAAAAGAGATGTATATGTTTCGCAAATCTTCGTAAAGATCTGTATTAAAATCTGCTAATTGTGGTAAAGGGATTTCGCAAAGCGCAATAAAATATTCAATTTCTACTTTAACACGGTATTTTATAAGTGCTTCTTCAGAAAAATAATTAGTAAGTTCTGCTACTTTACTTCTGTATCTACCATCAATAGGTGAGATTGCGTTTAATTGTGTAAGATTCATGTTGTTGTGTTGCTAGCCGCAAAAATAGCAAATTTAGTAGCCTATTTCCTTAATAAAATAATAAATTATCTAAAAACTTTTCGTTTTATAATCTTAATTTCATTTTTAGCTTCTAAGTTTTTAACGGCTCTAATTACTGTTTCTACTCTAAGCCCTAAAATATCGGCAATTTGTTGTCTTGTGTGGTCTACTTTAAAGGTGAAATTTCCTGTTATTTTATGTACATCATCTTTTAAATAATCAATAAAACGAAGTACGCGATGTTCGGGTTCTTGACTTGAAATTTCTGAAGCAATTATAGCTTTGTAATACAGCCTATTAGCTAAACTTTTTGTGATGTTTAAATGAATTTCAGGGTGTTGATATAACAACTTTAAAAGGTTGGTTTTTGGCAATACTATAATGCTGCTTTCTGAAAGTGTTTCAGCATTTGCCGGATATTTTACATCAATAAATAACGGAGGTTCGCCAAAACTTTGCCCTTTATAGAAAATACCTTGAATAAATTCTTTTCCGTCGTCATTAAAATTATTCATTTTAACAGCTCCGCTAATTATTTGATAGTAATTTCGAGCACTTTCGTCTTGATTAAAGATAATTTCATTTTT of the Tenacibaculum todarodis genome contains:
- a CDS encoding Crp/Fnr family transcriptional regulator — encoded protein: MINEELLQEFGAIIKEYSKNEIIFNQDESARNYYQIISGAVKMNNFNDDGKEFIQGIFYKGQSFGEPPLFIDVKYPANAETLSESSIIVLPKTNLLKLLYQHPEIHLNITKSLANRLYYKAIIASEISSQEPEHRVLRFIDYLKDDVHKITGNFTFKVDHTRQQIADILGLRVETVIRAVKNLEAKNEIKIIKRKVFR